A single region of the Sorghum bicolor cultivar BTx623 chromosome 7, Sorghum_bicolor_NCBIv3, whole genome shotgun sequence genome encodes:
- the LOC8060563 gene encoding ubiquitin-conjugating enzyme E2 20: protein MVSYNNSFCACRRAPPPTTVTRDEERFAFPSHPSPLNPAPHRSDLSSTRSLAAAAAAAAYSHSIAADEKAPTRSSAMARGENQEAQSGNVPDASSASAPKPASSSSSAGAGKGLEGQSVVRRLQSELMALMMGGDPGVSAFPDPDGDSMLHWVGTIAGSAGTPYEGTSYRLALAFTAEYPYKPPQVRFDTPCFHPNVDVHGNICLDILQDKWSSAYDVRTVLLSIQSLLGEPNNDSPLNTQAAALWANQEEFRKMVQKLYKPAA from the exons ATGGTGTCATACAACAACAGCTTTTGTGCCTGTCGCCGTGCGCCGCCGCCCACAACGGTCACTAGAGACGAGGAGAGATTCGCATTCCCATCCCACCCCTCGCCTTTAAATCCTGCGCCCCACCGCTCCGATCTATCCTCCACTCGatctctcgccgccgccgccgccgccgccgcctactCCCACTCAATCGCCGCCGACGAGAAAGCACCGACTCGATCGTCAGCCATGGCCCGGGGAGAGAACCAGGAGGCGCAGAGCGGGAACGTCCCCGACGCATCATCCGCATCCGCGCCGAAACCggcgtcgtcgtcatcgtcggcgGGGGCCGGGAAGGGCTTGGAGGGCCAGTCGGTGGTGCGGCGGCTGCAGTCGGAGCTGATGGCGCTGATGATGGGCGGCGACCCGGGCGTGTCGGCGTTCCCGGACCCGGACGGGGACAGCATGCTCCACTGGGTGGGCACCATCGCGGGCTCCGCGGGGACGCCCTACGAGGGCACCTCGTACCGCCTCGCGCTGGCCTTCACCGCCGAGTACCCCTACAAGCCGCCGCAGGTGCGGTTCGATACCCCCTGCTTCCACCCCAACGTCGACGTCCACGGCAACATCTGCCTCGACATCCTCCAGGACAAGTGGTCCTCCGCCTACGACGTCCGCACCGTCCTCCTCTCCATCCAGAGCCTGCTCGGAG AGCCGAACAACGACTCGCCGCTCAACACGCAGGCGGCGGCGCTCTGGGCGAACCAGGAAG AGTTCAGGAAGATGGTGCAGAAGCTCTACAAGCCCGCAGCGTAG